A genomic segment from Leptospira ryugenii encodes:
- the fliQ gene encoding flagellar biosynthesis protein FliQ, with amino-acid sequence MTEVDVINLIREAFIVTLKISSPILITALIVGLIIGILQTTTSIQEPTIAFVPKLVSIFAVIVFFSAWMVRVMTDYTREIFFMIEKI; translated from the coding sequence ATGACGGAAGTAGATGTAATCAATTTAATCCGCGAAGCCTTCATAGTAACACTTAAGATATCAAGTCCGATTTTGATAACTGCACTCATTGTTGGTTTGATCATTGGAATTTTACAAACTACCACCTCGATCCAGGAACCAACGATAGCCTTCGTTCCAAAACTCGTTTCAATTTTTGCTGTAATCGTTTTTTTCTCTGCATGGATGGTTCGGGTGATGACAGACTACACACGTGAGATATTCTTTATGATAGAAAAGATATGA
- the fliP gene encoding flagellar type III secretion system pore protein FliP (The bacterial flagellar biogenesis protein FliP forms a type III secretion system (T3SS)-type pore required for flagellar assembly.) codes for MFLGTFFVIQCLFLCNLDLSAQANSGRGTRIPIPNLSFNVNEAKGPKETSLSLMILFLVTILSLAPAIVMSVTSFTKVVIVFDFVRRALSLQNLPPNQVMMGLALFVTFFIMAPTIGQINDQSLQPYLNGKIDQNEFLEGSLKPLRQFMIRQLGKEGAKDVALFLKIGKVKDVKSFDDVPSYVLVPAFMLSEIKKAFIIGIYIFIPFIVIDLIVASALLAMGFMMLPPVMISLPLKLILFILIDGWNLLVLELVRSYK; via the coding sequence ATGTTTCTTGGTACGTTCTTTGTCATTCAATGTTTATTCCTATGCAATCTAGACCTCTCAGCGCAGGCAAATTCTGGTAGAGGTACACGGATTCCCATTCCCAATCTTTCCTTTAATGTAAATGAGGCGAAGGGACCAAAAGAGACAAGCCTTTCGCTGATGATTTTATTTTTGGTTACCATCCTTTCTTTAGCACCTGCGATTGTGATGAGTGTAACATCCTTTACAAAGGTTGTCATAGTATTTGATTTTGTTAGGAGAGCTTTGTCTCTTCAAAACTTGCCACCTAACCAAGTTATGATGGGATTGGCTCTGTTTGTTACATTCTTTATCATGGCACCAACAATCGGTCAAATCAATGACCAATCACTTCAACCTTATCTTAATGGGAAAATCGATCAAAACGAATTTTTAGAGGGAAGTTTAAAACCACTCCGTCAATTTATGATAAGACAGCTTGGGAAAGAAGGTGCCAAGGATGTGGCATTGTTCTTAAAAATTGGGAAAGTAAAGGATGTAAAATCGTTCGATGATGTTCCTTCTTATGTTTTAGTTCCTGCCTTTATGCTTTCAGAAATTAAAAAGGCATTTATCATCGGCATCTATATCTTCATACCCTTTATCGTTATCGATTTGATAGTTGCCTCTGCTCTATTGGCAATGGGTTTTATGATGTTACCACCAGTCATGATATCTTTACCATTAAAGTTGATTCTTTTTATTTTAATCGATGGATGGAATCTTTTGGTGCTCGAATTAGTAAGGAGCTATAAATGA
- the fliO gene encoding flagellar biosynthetic protein FliO, which produces MYLAVQLFLSSSVFAEGDVPSNKEMDQILRTELGVNGDKSTNTNSNTTNEEKNTNTNTGNETSNPIQERYMDTNEDSPSATWILLKILFVLAILVGAGYYLVQKMQISKASKYPVKGFMKVLSSLSLSPSQSVQIVEVGGKILVLGVAEGSINLISEITSPDEKNQINQMKSEADPYVPNFLETLLEGLQSKALSKKIRIDRKQIESPDFSVDAEIQRKARESVERLRKHRELLEGGSS; this is translated from the coding sequence ATGTACTTAGCTGTACAGCTTTTCCTTTCAAGTTCAGTTTTTGCTGAGGGAGATGTTCCCAGCAATAAAGAAATGGATCAAATCCTCAGGACAGAGTTAGGCGTAAACGGCGATAAATCAACAAACACAAATTCTAACACAACGAACGAAGAAAAGAATACAAACACAAACACTGGCAATGAAACTTCCAATCCTATCCAAGAAAGGTACATGGATACTAATGAGGATTCCCCATCCGCTACTTGGATTCTTTTAAAAATACTTTTCGTCTTAGCTATATTAGTTGGTGCCGGCTATTATCTTGTCCAAAAAATGCAAATCTCCAAGGCCTCAAAGTACCCAGTAAAAGGTTTTATGAAGGTTCTATCTTCTTTGTCACTAAGTCCTAGTCAGTCTGTGCAAATCGTTGAAGTGGGCGGGAAGATATTGGTTTTAGGTGTAGCTGAAGGATCCATTAACTTAATTTCGGAAATCACTTCGCCAGATGAAAAAAACCAGATCAACCAAATGAAGTCAGAAGCGGATCCTTACGTACCAAACTTCTTGGAAACTCTTTTGGAAGGCCTTCAGTCAAAGGCATTGTCAAAGAAAATAAGGATAGACCGCAAACAAATAGAAAGCCCAGACTTTTCGGTAGATGCGGAAATCCAGAGGAAAGCGAGAGAAAGTGTAGAAAGACTTAGGAAACACCGAGAGCTTTTGGAAGGAGGTTCATCATGA
- the fliN gene encoding flagellar motor switch protein FliN encodes MGEGSLSQDEIDALLQGADDTFDLSSLSQSSTSGADALSPIDRDIISDIVGSSFQIAGNTLGTILAKNTRFMNPATESSNHSEIQKEFGSKMVCLYSNLSGTLAGKVSLLMAQENAAKIAGVMMGGMTPPGQLDNAQLQTLKDSMSPIIGTVTAQIGLKLGGAMSGTPADITLVESPRDLQLPDDQNLVKTALSLNIDGVGSFKVYYLIGSNMAHSILDIQKGGSQKSQASTGGMNVAVPGGGFGAGGAGQSSVGIKGVNFPSLANAGAGPGQTNLNLLMDVQMALTVELGRTKMYIKDILGLGEGSIIELDKLAGEPVDLLVNGKLIAKGEVVVIDENFGVRVTDIVSPTDRLKGEK; translated from the coding sequence ATGGGTGAAGGTTCGCTCTCACAAGACGAAATAGATGCGCTTTTACAGGGCGCGGATGATACATTTGATCTTTCTTCTCTCAGCCAAAGTTCAACTTCTGGGGCGGATGCTTTATCCCCAATAGACCGAGATATCATATCAGATATCGTAGGTTCTTCTTTTCAAATCGCAGGCAATACATTAGGAACTATTTTAGCAAAAAACACGCGTTTTATGAATCCCGCGACTGAGTCTAGCAACCATTCGGAAATCCAAAAAGAATTTGGTTCAAAGATGGTCTGTCTTTACTCCAATTTGAGTGGTACGCTTGCTGGAAAGGTGAGTCTTCTCATGGCTCAGGAAAATGCTGCCAAGATAGCAGGTGTTATGATGGGTGGAATGACACCGCCTGGCCAATTAGATAATGCACAACTTCAAACCTTAAAAGATAGTATGTCTCCTATCATCGGGACAGTCACAGCACAAATTGGATTAAAGTTAGGTGGTGCGATGTCTGGAACACCTGCTGATATCACCTTGGTGGAATCTCCGCGCGATCTTCAATTACCAGATGATCAAAATTTGGTAAAAACTGCACTCAGTCTCAACATTGATGGTGTAGGTTCGTTCAAAGTGTACTATTTAATAGGTTCCAATATGGCGCACAGCATTTTGGACATACAAAAAGGTGGCTCACAAAAAAGCCAAGCTTCCACAGGAGGGATGAATGTTGCGGTCCCAGGCGGTGGATTCGGTGCTGGAGGAGCTGGACAGAGCTCTGTTGGTATCAAGGGTGTCAACTTTCCGTCTTTAGCAAATGCTGGCGCAGGACCTGGTCAAACTAACCTTAACCTATTGATGGATGTGCAGATGGCACTGACAGTAGAGTTGGGGCGCACCAAAATGTACATTAAAGATATTCTAGGACTCGGTGAAGGTTCAATTATCGAATTGGATAAGTTAGCTGGTGAGCCGGTTGATTTGCTCGTCAATGGAAAGCTGATAGCAAAGGGCGAGGTTGTGGTCATCGATGAAAACTTTGGTGTCCGCGTTACCGATATCGTCAGCCCTACGGATCGACTGAAAGGCGAAAAATGA
- a CDS encoding DUF971 domain-containing protein has protein sequence MIQNQLATIPKDIQFDDQFLMIQWKDGASSKYSLLDLRKKCPCATCRGGHGGKVGQATGHIQSIQLISWTKVGRYALSLVWSDYHNTGIYSYDNLRAYADGFDSAFE, from the coding sequence ATGATCCAAAACCAACTCGCAACCATTCCGAAAGACATACAATTTGACGATCAGTTTCTGATGATCCAATGGAAGGATGGTGCCTCAAGCAAATACTCCTTGTTAGACCTGCGCAAAAAATGCCCTTGTGCCACCTGTCGCGGAGGCCATGGGGGCAAAGTAGGGCAGGCAACTGGGCACATCCAATCCATCCAACTGATTTCCTGGACCAAAGTGGGCAGGTATGCGCTTTCTTTGGTTTGGAGTGATTACCACAACACTGGGATTTACTCCTATGACAACCTACGTGCCTATGCCGATGGATTTGACTCGGCCTTTGAATGA
- the asd gene encoding archaetidylserine decarboxylase (Phosphatidylserine decarboxylase is synthesized as a single chain precursor. Generation of the pyruvoyl active site from a Ser is coupled to cleavage of a Gly-Ser bond between the larger (beta) and smaller (alpha chains). It is an integral membrane protein.): protein METFFQSDSKFSFVLGSDVISPYFYLVVVTGLILSFRLGFPQIRYLFLSLKILTGNMDFKGSKGQLVHSQAFFAGIGSSLLTGTLLGTALAVAYGGIGTIFWIWVTSFLIMPLRLVSSTLAIKFRNQLPSGRYLSGPMYFIEKSLRAKWLAIGFSITAILTVLSFGGVFPFLTLSFIARDGLNFSGMTGPISFAVCLLFIVIGGIRRIGRAATLIAPIGILSFIFAYVMLFGQDLAPFFSYLKQIFVEAFSLPAIGGAGLFGILRTISVSVGSFLLSTEAGVGKSAGVAGVVRTDYAAKQGLVSMFATFCEGFILATLVGYVLYSYGAVNIETVLEFPSRVLENKDSLGALLLFLSILLFGILGLAGWFYTGEQSAFYIFGEKFANFFRILFFGSVLISAYFYQTQGEPVLLFAMRFGYTMALITSIPLLIALILLAKQAKFELKKYISESGARYEIIKDIYLLFLTILPKNLISKLFGYFSTLKLPRFMMIIILKAFAKAYKINLDEAELEIQEYASLNQFFTRALRAEARIIDSAENAIVSPTDSKITSFGNINESTIIQAKGIDYSVKELIGSEKYYKSFTNGKYITFYLSPQDYHRIHSPFYGQILGYYYEPGKLFPVNDLAVLNIRGLFPKNERLITFLQTEYGKIAVIKVGASNVGKIRVTYDNKIVTNNWIRFSKEHEYKDVSIFIDKGSEMGRFEMGSTVILVFENESMEISPNLVLGEKVQYGTVVGQFQKKKWKLPVKP from the coding sequence ATGGAAACATTCTTTCAAAGCGATTCAAAGTTCTCTTTTGTCTTAGGATCCGACGTGATCAGTCCTTACTTTTATTTGGTTGTGGTCACTGGCCTTATCTTGAGCTTTCGCCTTGGGTTTCCCCAAATTCGCTACCTCTTCCTTTCACTGAAAATCCTTACCGGGAATATGGATTTCAAAGGCTCCAAAGGCCAATTGGTGCACTCCCAAGCATTCTTTGCAGGGATAGGTTCTTCACTTCTCACCGGTACTTTATTGGGCACAGCCCTTGCCGTAGCTTATGGTGGCATTGGCACTATTTTCTGGATCTGGGTCACCTCATTTTTGATCATGCCACTTCGTCTGGTTTCTTCGACTCTCGCCATCAAATTTCGGAATCAACTACCTAGCGGGCGTTATCTTTCCGGGCCTATGTACTTTATCGAAAAATCTCTGAGGGCAAAATGGTTGGCAATAGGATTTTCCATTACTGCCATCTTGACCGTTTTGAGTTTTGGTGGTGTCTTTCCCTTCTTAACCTTGAGTTTCATCGCAAGAGATGGTTTGAATTTCTCTGGCATGACAGGTCCTATTTCATTTGCGGTTTGTTTGCTTTTCATTGTCATTGGGGGGATCAGAAGAATAGGCCGCGCGGCTACCTTGATCGCTCCAATAGGGATATTGAGTTTTATTTTCGCCTATGTTATGTTATTTGGGCAAGATCTCGCACCATTCTTCTCCTATCTCAAACAAATTTTTGTAGAAGCATTTTCATTGCCTGCCATTGGAGGAGCTGGTTTATTTGGAATTTTAAGAACCATTTCTGTATCTGTGGGCTCCTTTCTCTTATCAACGGAAGCAGGTGTGGGAAAGTCAGCAGGCGTTGCTGGGGTGGTGCGCACTGATTATGCAGCCAAACAAGGTTTGGTGAGTATGTTTGCAACTTTCTGCGAAGGATTTATTTTAGCAACATTAGTTGGTTATGTGCTCTACTCCTATGGGGCAGTCAATATAGAGACTGTTTTAGAATTTCCTTCTCGAGTCTTAGAAAACAAAGACTCATTGGGGGCCTTGCTCCTTTTCCTTTCCATTCTATTATTTGGTATTTTAGGTTTGGCAGGTTGGTTTTATACTGGGGAACAAAGTGCCTTTTATATCTTTGGAGAAAAATTTGCCAATTTTTTCCGAATCTTATTTTTCGGATCCGTTCTGATCTCAGCTTATTTTTACCAAACGCAAGGAGAACCAGTTCTCTTATTTGCCATGCGATTTGGATACACGATGGCTTTGATTACCTCGATTCCATTGCTAATAGCACTCATTTTATTGGCAAAGCAGGCAAAATTTGAATTAAAAAAATACATTTCGGAATCAGGTGCAAGGTATGAGATCATCAAAGATATCTATCTTCTCTTTCTCACTATCCTTCCCAAAAACCTGATTTCCAAATTGTTTGGTTACTTCTCTACTCTCAAACTTCCTCGTTTTATGATGATTATTATCTTAAAAGCCTTTGCTAAAGCCTATAAGATCAATCTTGATGAAGCAGAGCTAGAGATCCAAGAATATGCTTCCTTAAATCAGTTCTTTACTCGGGCTTTGCGTGCCGAGGCTAGGATCATTGATTCAGCGGAAAATGCCATCGTTTCCCCCACGGATTCCAAAATTACAAGCTTCGGAAACATAAACGAGTCAACCATTATCCAAGCAAAAGGTATCGATTATTCTGTTAAGGAATTGATAGGCTCAGAGAAGTACTATAAATCCTTTACAAATGGAAAGTACATAACGTTCTATCTGTCACCTCAGGACTATCACCGTATCCACTCCCCTTTCTATGGACAAATTTTAGGTTATTATTATGAACCAGGAAAGTTATTTCCAGTGAACGATTTGGCAGTTTTAAACATTCGTGGGCTATTCCCAAAGAATGAACGTCTGATTACTTTCCTACAAACAGAGTATGGAAAAATCGCTGTCATCAAAGTAGGAGCTTCCAACGTAGGAAAAATACGAGTGACCTATGACAATAAAATTGTCACAAACAATTGGATTCGTTTTTCCAAAGAACACGAATACAAAGATGTTTCCATTTTCATAGACAAGGGTAGTGAAATGGGGCGTTTCGAAATGGGATCAACGGTAATCCTTGTCTTCGAAAACGAGAGTATGGAAATTTCTCCGAACCTAGTACTAGGAGAGAAAGTCCAATATGGTACGGTAGTTGGCCAATTCCAAAAGAAAAAATGGAAACTACCAGTAAAACCGTAA
- a CDS encoding LIC_11366 family protein, translated as MSRPIVRKIYCYALGLLLPFTSIDANPWELGFRYGQGFRVPGRFDSNLNGFSSSFDPTVLSDVTVSGGKGTATYEALLRYSIDSESKISFVLGRQDLSTLTINELTTDRFATQLKNDIFSYHLLVMYHFVYRLPRGMEWENGLGLGFVSADWQIRGYSGGGNSSTSLFNQRGNLRGSGLGYRLETAINLPLVDNNYFQIGIGYHHIAIPNFSGNYNGETSSFYLGSEGRVGVFDNTRVLDANVSTDQFLRRLDLSSGSWNLYFSVLHRFLD; from the coding sequence ATGTCAAGACCGATTGTCCGAAAAATCTATTGCTACGCACTTGGTCTTCTTTTGCCCTTCACCAGCATAGATGCAAACCCTTGGGAATTGGGATTTCGCTATGGCCAAGGATTCCGAGTGCCTGGTCGATTTGATTCGAACCTGAATGGATTTTCTTCCAGCTTTGATCCAACAGTTTTATCGGATGTCACAGTCTCAGGAGGAAAGGGTACGGCAACGTATGAGGCTCTTCTCCGATACTCTATAGACTCAGAATCAAAAATAAGTTTTGTCTTGGGAAGACAAGACCTCTCAACCTTAACCATCAATGAACTGACAACGGATCGATTTGCAACACAACTGAAAAATGATATCTTCTCCTACCATTTACTTGTGATGTATCATTTTGTTTACCGTCTACCACGAGGGATGGAGTGGGAAAATGGATTAGGTTTAGGTTTTGTTTCTGCTGATTGGCAAATCAGAGGATATAGTGGCGGTGGGAATTCTTCTACATCACTCTTTAACCAAAGAGGAAATCTAAGAGGGAGCGGATTGGGATATCGCCTAGAGACAGCCATCAATCTCCCGTTAGTTGACAATAATTACTTTCAGATTGGAATAGGATACCACCATATAGCAATCCCTAATTTTTCAGGGAATTACAATGGTGAAACCTCTAGTTTTTATTTGGGTTCTGAAGGCAGAGTTGGCGTATTCGATAATACAAGGGTACTCGATGCAAATGTAAGTACGGATCAGTTCTTGCGAAGGTTAGATTTAAGTTCTGGATCTTGGAACTTGTATTTTTCGGTCTTACATCGGTTTTTAGATTGA